A window of the Leucothrix mucor DSM 2157 genome harbors these coding sequences:
- a CDS encoding cupin domain-containing protein, with amino-acid sequence MFVHNEDVVLEDLGDGISRKVLAHSDNMMSVEVHFEDGAVAAMHKHPHEQLTYVLSGEFEFTIGDETKLVKTGDTMYKVPNIMHGCRCVKAGVLIDTFTPMRQDFV; translated from the coding sequence ATGTTTGTACATAATGAAGATGTAGTGCTGGAAGACTTAGGAGACGGTATTAGCCGTAAGGTTTTAGCGCATTCTGACAATATGATGTCTGTGGAAGTACACTTTGAAGATGGCGCCGTTGCCGCGATGCATAAGCATCCGCATGAGCAGCTGACTTATGTGCTATCCGGTGAGTTTGAATTCACTATTGGTGATGAAACCAAGCTCGTTAAGACAGGTGACACCATGTACAAAGTGCCCAACATCATGCACGGCTGCCGTTGCGTAAAAGCAGGCGTACTGATCGACACATTCACACCGATGCGTCAGGATTTTGTTTAA
- a CDS encoding thiol-disulfide oxidoreductase DCC family protein: MKGVNAQIVVFDGICNFCNSSVNFIIARDPEGKFSFAPMQGEAAKMLMKQHGIDNPDLDTFLLIKNGKLYQRTDAGLEIAKDLTGYWKYCRVFLILPAPLRDIFYRLLAKNRYRIFGKREVCMVPTPDVRERFLN; the protein is encoded by the coding sequence TTGAAAGGTGTAAATGCACAAATCGTGGTCTTCGATGGCATCTGCAATTTCTGCAATAGCTCAGTGAACTTCATTATTGCCCGTGATCCTGAAGGCAAATTTTCTTTCGCGCCCATGCAAGGCGAAGCCGCCAAAATGTTGATGAAACAACACGGAATCGATAATCCAGATCTGGATACATTCCTGTTGATTAAAAACGGTAAGTTATACCAAAGAACGGATGCTGGGCTAGAAATTGCAAAAGACTTAACAGGTTACTGGAAATACTGTCGTGTATTTCTGATTCTGCCAGCACCGCTGCGAGATATTTTTTATCGGCTGCTTGCTAAAAACCGCTATCGAATCTTTGGAAAACGAGAGGTGTGTATGGTTCCGACGCCGGATGTTCGTGAGCGTTTCCTAAACTAA
- the pabB gene encoding aminodeoxychorismate synthase component I, with the protein MTQLTDTLQQARPFILFENTLLSNTDEAAWLFTQPAREIIALNAEELPAALAAIDEEREKGHYLAGYLSYEAGYALSAKLAPFRQQHTIDNPLLQFYAFDKATRLAPSEVTETLQQLPESEPYIRNWKASETEAEYIAKLERILDYISAGDTYQVNHTYRVGFDLEGSIDGLYQALRERQKVAFSCLMHLPQRSVLSLSPELFIRKQGTRLSTKPMKGTTPRGKDDAEDAAILKAMAEDKKQRSENVMIVDLMRNDIGRLASSGSVKVSQLFEIQTFKTLHQMISTIEGQVEQSIPFAEVVKGLFPCGSITGTPKIRTMEIIHELEATPRDIYTGAIGFITPENDFTFNVPIRTLHFPKDSQHGTLGIGGGIIYESNPLDEWHESQLKARFVTGLNQQFKLIESLRYDASTQQLLRLDQHIERLTQSAAEFGYPLPSKPVGELLTDYVRSVDAGDDLKLRVLLNAEGELSISHEVLPQSQMSESVTTAIGAGAGAGAGAGAGAGAGAGAGAGHDTANLPRITLSDKRIEAGNLFRQHKTTNRKLYNQAFDEAAVQGFYDVLFLNEHGYIAEASRHNLIIQQAGNWYTPPLSDGALPGVMRATLLADSTLNLQQRSLTLDDLKQADRVYLSNSVRGLVEVGVE; encoded by the coding sequence ATGACTCAACTGACCGACACGTTACAGCAGGCGCGGCCATTCATTCTGTTTGAAAACACTTTGCTTTCTAATACCGATGAAGCGGCTTGGTTATTTACACAGCCCGCTCGCGAAATTATTGCCTTAAACGCCGAAGAGCTTCCCGCAGCCTTGGCGGCAATTGATGAGGAGCGTGAGAAAGGCCATTATCTGGCAGGTTATTTAAGCTATGAAGCAGGCTATGCGCTGTCTGCCAAGTTGGCACCATTTCGCCAGCAACACACCATCGACAACCCCTTATTGCAGTTTTATGCCTTTGATAAGGCGACACGCTTAGCCCCTTCTGAAGTCACCGAAACACTACAGCAACTGCCGGAATCTGAACCTTATATCCGTAATTGGAAAGCCTCCGAAACTGAAGCGGAGTACATTGCCAAGCTAGAGCGTATTCTCGACTACATTAGCGCAGGCGATACCTATCAGGTGAATCATACCTACCGCGTGGGCTTTGATTTAGAGGGCAGTATTGATGGCTTGTATCAGGCACTGCGCGAGCGCCAAAAAGTGGCGTTTTCTTGTCTGATGCATTTGCCGCAGCGTTCCGTACTCTCACTGTCACCAGAGTTATTTATTCGCAAACAAGGCACACGCTTATCTACTAAACCCATGAAAGGCACGACTCCGCGCGGTAAGGATGACGCTGAGGATGCAGCGATCCTTAAAGCCATGGCGGAAGATAAAAAGCAGCGCTCTGAAAATGTCATGATCGTGGATTTGATGCGCAATGATATTGGTCGGCTGGCCAGCTCTGGCAGCGTTAAAGTCAGTCAGTTATTTGAGATTCAAACCTTTAAAACGCTGCATCAAATGATCTCTACGATTGAGGGACAGGTTGAGCAAAGCATTCCCTTTGCTGAGGTGGTTAAAGGTTTATTCCCCTGCGGTTCGATTACTGGCACACCGAAAATTCGTACCATGGAAATCATTCATGAGCTGGAAGCTACGCCACGCGATATTTATACCGGCGCGATTGGCTTTATTACACCGGAGAATGATTTCACCTTTAATGTACCCATTCGCACGCTGCACTTTCCGAAAGATAGCCAACACGGCACTTTAGGCATTGGTGGCGGCATTATTTATGAAAGTAATCCGTTAGATGAGTGGCATGAGAGTCAGTTAAAGGCACGCTTTGTGACTGGGCTCAATCAGCAGTTTAAGCTGATTGAATCGCTGCGATATGATGCATCGACTCAGCAGTTATTGCGACTGGATCAGCATATTGAGCGCTTAACGCAGAGTGCGGCTGAGTTTGGTTATCCGCTGCCAAGTAAGCCGGTGGGTGAGTTATTAACTGATTATGTTCGAAGTGTTGATGCTGGTGATGATCTGAAGTTACGCGTATTGCTGAATGCCGAGGGTGAGCTGAGTATTAGTCATGAGGTGCTGCCGCAATCACAAATGAGTGAAAGTGTGACCACTGCCATAGGTGCTGGTGCTGGTGCTGGTGCTGGTGCTGGTGCTGGTGCTGGTGCTGGTGCTGGTGCTGGTGCTGGTCATGATACGGCCAACCTTCCACGCATTACATTAAGCGATAAACGCATTGAAGCGGGCAATTTATTCCGCCAACACAAAACCACCAATCGCAAGCTCTACAACCAAGCCTTCGACGAAGCTGCAGTACAGGGGTTTTATGATGTGCTGTTTTTAAATGAGCATGGCTATATCGCCGAAGCCAGCCGCCATAATCTAATTATTCAACAAGCTGGTAACTGGTACACGCCACCGTTATCAGATGGCGCGTTACCGGGTGTGATGCGTGCAACGCTACTGGCCGATTCTACGCTAAATCTTCAGCAACGCAGCCTGACGCTGGATGACCTTAAGCAGGCCGATCGAGTCTATTTGAGTAACTCTGTTCGTGGTCTGGTGGAAGTCGGTGTTGAATAA
- a CDS encoding RDD family protein: MENNPYQAPTSDLHTAGNQHPLQYVGFWIRVAASLIDSILLILITLPLLYILMGASAFDPEAGPGAGGVVAMFINYLLPIIAVITFWVLKSATPGKMLFQATIVDAKTGNKPSIGQFIGRYFAYIPSTLIFGLGCFWIIWDKRKQGWHDKLAGTVVVRPYSDPAKQITFE, encoded by the coding sequence ATGGAAAATAACCCTTATCAGGCTCCCACCTCCGACCTGCATACCGCTGGCAACCAACACCCCCTTCAATATGTCGGGTTTTGGATTCGTGTGGCGGCCTCGCTGATCGACTCCATCTTATTAATACTGATCACCCTACCGTTACTGTACATATTAATGGGCGCAAGCGCGTTTGACCCGGAAGCGGGCCCTGGTGCAGGTGGTGTCGTTGCGATGTTTATAAACTACTTATTACCGATTATTGCAGTGATAACATTCTGGGTACTGAAGTCTGCGACACCAGGAAAAATGCTATTCCAGGCAACCATTGTGGATGCTAAAACCGGCAATAAGCCGTCTATCGGACAGTTTATTGGCCGCTACTTTGCTTACATTCCTTCTACCCTGATCTTTGGACTGGGCTGCTTCTGGATAATCTGGGATAAGCGCAAACAAGGCTGGCACGATAAGCTGGCTGGTACTGTAGTTGTTAGACCTTACAGCGACCCAGCCAAGCAAATCACTTTCGAATAA
- a CDS encoding retron system putative HNH endonuclease, translating to MRHIQQIAPCKRLQRRRHNPPETDIAAKKAWRRFNKKDLRKVCYRQQFGLCAYTELSLDDKEMGTHLEHIAPRSRYPARTFEPSNIVLCAMDDVFAGTLPDAERFGGHYKLNQYDEEAFISPLQTDCERYFYYCDKSGQVLPSAELTEQEQEKAAHTIALLNLNCAFLVERRQSCLINLKQQLADWRSLNNSAPTEAEAEAEAESIHHSAADTERFITDILAIKNGRLPEFYSAIKQYLKGI from the coding sequence ATGCGGCATATTCAGCAAATTGCACCCTGTAAACGCCTGCAGCGACGACGACACAATCCGCCTGAAACGGATATCGCGGCGAAAAAAGCATGGCGTCGGTTTAATAAAAAAGACCTGCGCAAAGTTTGTTATAGACAGCAATTTGGCTTGTGTGCGTATACCGAGTTATCGCTGGATGATAAGGAAATGGGCACGCATTTGGAGCATATTGCACCCAGAAGTCGCTATCCGGCACGGACTTTTGAGCCTAGCAATATTGTGCTGTGCGCGATGGATGATGTGTTTGCAGGAACCTTGCCAGATGCCGAGCGCTTTGGAGGGCATTACAAGCTTAATCAATATGATGAAGAAGCCTTTATCAGTCCCTTGCAAACTGATTGTGAACGTTACTTTTATTACTGCGATAAAAGCGGGCAGGTATTGCCCAGTGCCGAGCTGACCGAGCAAGAGCAGGAAAAAGCAGCGCATACTATCGCGCTGCTTAATCTGAATTGTGCTTTTTTGGTAGAGCGTCGCCAGTCTTGTTTGATTAATCTAAAGCAGCAACTGGCAGATTGGCGCTCGCTGAATAACAGTGCTCCAACCGAAGCCGAAGCCGAAGCCGAAGCCGAAAGTATCCACCATTCAGCTGCTGATACTGAGCGTTTTATCACCGATATATTGGCGATTAAAAATGGCCGACTACCCGAGTTTTACAGCGCCATTAAGCAATACCTAAAAGGTATTTAG
- a CDS encoding 8-oxoguanine deaminase, translating to MSTKLITHATVLVTMDADRRELADGAILIRDNVIELVDTTVALEKYCTEQGITPDETIDATGTVIIPGLINCHHHLYQTLTRTVGTAQGLSLFDWLKTLYKIWGKMDGEAVYVSAKVGLSELLLSGATTVADHLYLFPNGAKLDDEIRAAKELGVRFHPTRGSMSLGESQGGLPPDSVCQDEESILKDCIRVIDTFHDAEKYSMLRIGLAPCSPFSVTGELMQKTADLARQYPKVNLHTHLAETIDEDRFCLEKFGMRPLEYMESVGWLGDDVWFAHMVHPSSDEIEQMAETRTGICHCPSSNMILASGIAPVREMVDAGMKVALGVDGSASNDGNHMLGEARQAMLLQRVGWPGFEAKADRFSAREALELATLGGARVLRREDDIGSLEVGKAADLVAFRVDGLHHAGGQSDPVASLMTCAPAPAWLSIINGDVVVRDGVLQGVDLPPLIKRHNEIAAGMLQAD from the coding sequence ATGTCCACAAAGCTAATCACCCATGCCACCGTCCTAGTCACTATGGACGCCGACCGTCGTGAACTTGCCGATGGTGCGATCTTAATTCGTGACAATGTTATCGAGCTAGTGGATACCACGGTAGCGTTGGAGAAATACTGCACCGAGCAGGGCATCACGCCCGATGAAACTATTGATGCGACTGGCACGGTGATCATACCCGGCTTAATCAATTGCCATCACCACCTCTACCAAACACTCACCCGCACGGTCGGAACTGCGCAAGGCCTGTCACTATTTGATTGGCTAAAAACGCTGTACAAAATTTGGGGGAAAATGGATGGCGAGGCGGTGTATGTCAGTGCCAAAGTTGGCCTATCTGAGTTGCTGTTATCTGGCGCAACCACGGTTGCGGATCATCTCTATTTATTTCCCAATGGCGCGAAATTAGATGATGAGATTCGTGCGGCCAAAGAGCTTGGCGTTCGTTTTCATCCTACCCGTGGCAGTATGAGTTTGGGTGAAAGTCAGGGTGGATTGCCGCCGGATTCTGTTTGTCAGGATGAGGAGTCGATTTTAAAAGACTGCATTCGCGTGATCGATACCTTCCACGATGCTGAAAAGTATTCGATGTTACGCATTGGTTTAGCGCCATGTTCACCGTTCAGCGTAACTGGCGAGCTAATGCAGAAAACCGCTGATCTGGCGCGCCAATATCCTAAAGTAAACTTGCACACGCACCTTGCTGAAACCATTGATGAGGATCGTTTTTGTCTGGAGAAATTTGGCATGCGGCCGTTGGAATATATGGAGAGCGTCGGCTGGTTGGGTGATGATGTGTGGTTTGCGCATATGGTGCATCCGTCCAGTGATGAGATTGAGCAAATGGCTGAGACTCGCACCGGTATTTGCCATTGCCCTAGCAGTAATATGATCTTGGCCTCTGGTATTGCACCGGTGCGTGAAATGGTGGATGCGGGGATGAAGGTAGCTTTGGGTGTTGATGGCTCCGCGAGCAACGATGGCAATCATATGCTCGGTGAAGCGCGGCAAGCGATGTTATTACAGCGGGTTGGTTGGCCAGGGTTTGAGGCGAAAGCGGATCGTTTTTCAGCGCGGGAAGCACTGGAATTAGCAACGCTGGGTGGTGCACGAGTATTACGTCGTGAGGATGATATTGGTAGCTTGGAAGTGGGTAAAGCAGCTGATTTAGTGGCATTTCGGGTTGATGGCTTACATCATGCCGGCGGGCAAAGTGATCCGGTAGCCTCTTTAATGACTTGTGCGCCAGCGCCTGCTTGGTTGTCGATTATTAATGGTGACGTTGTAGTGCGCGATGGTGTGTTGCAGGGTGTTGATTTGCCGCCGTTAATCAAGCGACACAATGAGATTGCAGCCGGTATGTTGCAGGCGGATTAA
- a CDS encoding SprT family zinc-dependent metalloprotease, producing MPVFQYGTTSIEWVFKLDRKLVNHYVTVERGEKVVLKGPEVPLQEQEELIRYRARWIKQRLAEVNQPLKEEIVTGSRAKYRGRSYYCEVLEAPELANPVITFNQSRFKVLSPEGHFVSRSNFMSALERFYHRKAEEKLGARIKYWQRETGLEATVFKVKRFESRWANCTENQILEFHPRCMEFGNAVMDYIIVHELCHTVEKSHNKAFWQLVAKFCPNWKELHAEIELSGMAV from the coding sequence ATGCCAGTTTTCCAGTACGGTACCACTTCGATTGAGTGGGTTTTTAAGTTAGATCGTAAGCTTGTTAATCATTACGTGACTGTTGAGCGAGGAGAGAAAGTAGTCCTAAAGGGGCCAGAGGTTCCACTTCAAGAGCAGGAGGAGTTGATTCGCTACCGTGCTCGTTGGATTAAGCAGCGATTAGCTGAGGTAAACCAGCCTTTAAAGGAAGAAATTGTAACGGGTAGTCGTGCGAAATACCGTGGACGATCCTACTACTGTGAAGTCCTTGAAGCTCCAGAGTTGGCGAACCCAGTTATTACTTTTAATCAGAGCCGGTTTAAGGTGCTTTCACCAGAAGGCCACTTTGTTAGCCGAAGCAATTTTATGAGTGCACTGGAGCGTTTTTATCATAGAAAAGCTGAAGAGAAGCTGGGTGCGCGTATAAAGTATTGGCAAAGGGAAACGGGGCTTGAGGCAACAGTGTTCAAAGTGAAGCGGTTCGAGTCGCGCTGGGCTAATTGTACGGAAAACCAGATACTGGAGTTTCATCCTCGCTGTATGGAGTTTGGTAATGCGGTCATGGATTACATTATTGTTCATGAGCTGTGCCACACGGTTGAGAAGAGTCACAACAAAGCTTTCTGGCAGTTGGTAGCGAAGTTTTGTCCTAACTGGAAAGAGCTTCATGCTGAGATTGAATTGTCTGGGATGGCTGTCTAG
- a CDS encoding YeeE/YedE family protein: MQTISIAQSLLGGSLIGVAAVLMMATLGRITGVSGITSGLLSLNISADTVWRLAFVIGLLVGPFFYLLAGGELPEVVVDKRLPYLIAGGLLVGFGTTLGSGCASGHGVCGVSRISPRSLIATGIFIVTGMITVFITS, translated from the coding sequence ATGCAAACCATTAGTATCGCCCAATCCCTGCTAGGAGGGAGCCTCATCGGTGTTGCCGCCGTATTAATGATGGCTACGCTGGGCAGGATTACCGGCGTCAGCGGCATTACCTCGGGCTTGCTCTCGTTAAATATTAGCGCCGATACCGTCTGGCGCTTAGCGTTTGTTATCGGCTTATTGGTCGGCCCATTTTTCTACTTGCTGGCTGGTGGCGAGTTGCCAGAGGTGGTGGTGGATAAGCGTTTACCTTACCTAATTGCCGGTGGCTTGCTGGTTGGCTTCGGGACGACTTTGGGCTCGGGCTGCGCGAGCGGCCATGGCGTGTGTGGTGTCTCAAGAATTTCACCACGCTCTTTAATCGCGACCGGTATCTTTATTGTGACCGGCATGATCACTGTATTTATCACTAGCTAA
- a CDS encoding type I restriction endonuclease subunit R: protein MSKQNESKQPELNGVERPAIAWLEQLGYAHISGSQVEQVHRTEPVILETVLIDRLHALNPWLEEVPNGAVKAIKQLRDIWFEHSNDLMLANHAFWKDVLFRSNLQQKDKHGQPRSIRFIDSSGAANNRFHVVDQYIGKNNNGDVFKPDLLLFINGMPLAIIECKASAVKLSKGIAQLDGYQGTFEQHFAFNMVCVAINRSQAKYGALAAPEQFYLTYKFDPNRPDEKVILDKLAALLGKPPTDQDKLLWALFEPSRFVRFVCFYPMFEVEDGRMIKKLPRYQQWRAVEKTLLRLQGSGTTLQGKKRGGVVWHTQGSGKSLTMALLARLMRVELSGFDNPSILVLTDRTDLDRQIHSTFTNVGLETTKADSVAGLEIMLGNDYGTIFTSTVQKFQESDGKQIKAANESESSGEVDETAVSKTRVRRVLKKDDKNNDECWIVKQHNDNFNQLDASGNSLKAKWVTVSEEKVDFRVLSTKPNFFVLVDEAHRSQYGFLAAFMRASLPNAKFIAFTGTPLFKEDKNTLGEFGGSEYIDTYRLDEAVADHATLPIKYMEGMAEWSSDGKLKEAFEKEFGKESLAKQKKLKQTLLKKRRGAKSRIEENAKHLVEHFLASVRPRGFKAMLVCDGRDMAVRYQEVFREIMAERKEQGLPTFESRVVISLGSITDKRTGISEQQAHYDRGAKTKLETIEERVKREVKAGEVPIALPTDDIPGFVNERFKLPYGDESLNVSEDEAKVNNVGLIIVSDMLLTGWDAPIVSTLYLDKPLKEHTLLQAIARVNRTRKGKKAGYIVDYFGVVDYLDEALKVYGGDVLPEQVWSDVESELPKLKAALSKVQDTLPKKYDLLKQPERYKEQADLHLDPDTRLDIVEDFLVALAEFNGRLDVVLPDERGAPYKPYFKVFNEIKLELRHKMPDAADAVRITASESELLKTMLDEHIQSSEVTSILDREVSILDAADMDKLRKQKSAGSAALVMKNKLKHTIKTGKGKDPAFFGDLEAELEKLISDERNGRIEQAIFLEQLEQFAQRIRDKDAKPSAMGLQTAVEQAVYNYLVKEVDESVALTWTKSVFEHAEIAAVVASPIWKKQTDIHNEIKKTIRSILRGLSGWNMSVARQHSNEIFQIMLNN, encoded by the coding sequence GTGAGTAAGCAGAACGAATCTAAACAGCCAGAACTGAACGGTGTTGAGCGCCCTGCAATCGCGTGGTTGGAGCAATTGGGCTACGCTCATATTTCAGGTAGCCAAGTTGAGCAAGTGCATCGAACTGAGCCAGTGATTCTGGAAACGGTGTTGATTGACCGTTTGCATGCTTTGAATCCTTGGTTAGAGGAAGTGCCGAATGGTGCAGTCAAAGCCATTAAGCAGCTGCGCGATATTTGGTTTGAGCACAGTAATGACTTAATGCTAGCCAATCATGCATTTTGGAAAGATGTGTTGTTTCGTTCTAATCTGCAACAAAAAGACAAGCATGGCCAACCGCGCAGTATTCGCTTTATTGATTCATCGGGCGCGGCTAATAACCGTTTTCATGTGGTTGATCAGTATATCGGTAAGAATAATAACGGTGATGTGTTTAAGCCGGATTTACTGTTGTTTATTAACGGTATGCCGCTGGCTATCATCGAATGCAAAGCTAGTGCGGTCAAGCTAAGCAAAGGTATAGCTCAGCTTGATGGCTACCAAGGCACCTTTGAGCAACACTTCGCGTTTAATATGGTGTGTGTGGCGATTAACCGCAGTCAAGCCAAGTATGGCGCGTTAGCCGCCCCAGAGCAGTTTTACCTTACCTATAAGTTTGATCCGAATCGGCCTGATGAAAAAGTCATTCTGGATAAGCTGGCTGCACTATTAGGGAAGCCACCAACCGATCAGGATAAATTGCTGTGGGCACTGTTTGAACCCTCTCGTTTTGTTCGTTTCGTCTGTTTCTACCCGATGTTTGAGGTGGAAGATGGGCGCATGATTAAAAAGCTGCCGCGTTACCAGCAGTGGCGAGCAGTTGAGAAAACGTTGCTTCGCTTGCAAGGTAGCGGCACCACTTTGCAAGGTAAAAAGCGCGGTGGTGTGGTCTGGCATACTCAAGGTAGCGGTAAGTCACTGACCATGGCGCTACTAGCGCGCTTAATGCGGGTTGAGCTGTCCGGCTTTGATAACCCCAGCATTTTGGTACTCACCGACCGAACCGACCTTGACCGACAAATTCATAGTACCTTTACCAATGTGGGGCTTGAGACGACCAAAGCCGACTCTGTCGCGGGTCTTGAAATCATGCTGGGTAATGATTACGGCACCATCTTTACGTCGACTGTTCAAAAATTTCAGGAAAGCGATGGCAAGCAAATCAAAGCAGCCAATGAGTCGGAAAGTAGTGGCGAGGTTGATGAAACGGCTGTTTCTAAAACCCGTGTACGACGCGTGCTCAAGAAAGATGACAAAAACAATGATGAATGCTGGATCGTTAAACAGCACAATGACAACTTCAACCAACTAGACGCTAGTGGAAACTCTTTAAAGGCGAAGTGGGTTACGGTTAGTGAGGAAAAAGTTGACTTTAGAGTGCTGAGCACCAAACCAAACTTCTTCGTATTGGTCGATGAAGCACACCGCAGCCAGTACGGTTTTTTAGCTGCGTTTATGCGAGCCTCGTTACCCAATGCCAAGTTCATTGCGTTTACGGGTACGCCGCTATTTAAGGAAGACAAAAACACCTTGGGCGAGTTTGGCGGTAGTGAGTACATCGACACTTATCGTTTGGATGAAGCAGTTGCCGATCATGCGACTTTGCCAATCAAATACATGGAAGGCATGGCCGAATGGTCGAGTGATGGCAAGCTCAAAGAGGCCTTTGAAAAAGAGTTTGGTAAGGAGTCTTTAGCCAAGCAGAAAAAATTAAAACAAACCTTGCTGAAAAAACGCCGAGGAGCAAAGAGCCGCATTGAAGAAAATGCAAAGCACTTAGTCGAGCATTTTTTAGCGAGTGTGAGGCCTCGTGGTTTTAAAGCAATGTTGGTGTGTGATGGACGCGATATGGCAGTGCGTTATCAGGAGGTCTTTCGAGAGATCATGGCTGAGCGTAAAGAACAAGGTCTGCCGACCTTTGAAAGCCGTGTTGTGATTTCCTTGGGTAGCATTACGGATAAGCGTACTGGAATCAGCGAGCAGCAAGCGCATTATGATAGAGGCGCTAAAACTAAGCTTGAGACGATTGAAGAGCGTGTAAAGCGTGAGGTCAAAGCGGGTGAAGTACCGATTGCACTACCTACAGATGATATTCCGGGCTTTGTGAATGAGCGCTTCAAACTGCCTTATGGTGATGAGTCTCTAAATGTTTCTGAGGATGAGGCGAAGGTTAATAATGTCGGCTTAATTATCGTATCCGATATGTTGTTGACGGGCTGGGATGCTCCGATTGTTAGCACACTATATCTGGACAAGCCTCTGAAAGAGCACACCTTGTTGCAGGCGATTGCACGGGTCAATCGTACTCGCAAAGGAAAGAAAGCGGGCTATATTGTTGACTACTTTGGTGTCGTGGATTATCTCGATGAGGCGCTGAAAGTTTATGGTGGTGATGTACTTCCTGAGCAAGTTTGGTCTGATGTTGAGTCAGAGCTTCCCAAGCTAAAAGCTGCGCTTTCTAAAGTGCAAGATACGTTGCCTAAGAAGTATGACTTGCTTAAACAGCCAGAGCGTTACAAGGAGCAAGCGGATCTTCATTTAGACCCTGATACACGCTTAGATATTGTTGAGGACTTTCTTGTTGCACTAGCTGAGTTTAATGGGCGTCTGGATGTGGTGTTGCCTGATGAGCGCGGTGCTCCATACAAACCCTATTTCAAAGTTTTTAATGAGATCAAATTGGAGCTTAGGCACAAAATGCCTGATGCTGCTGATGCGGTTCGCATCACCGCCTCAGAGTCTGAGTTGTTGAAAACAATGCTGGATGAACACATTCAGTCGAGTGAAGTCACTAGTATTCTGGATCGTGAAGTGTCTATTTTGGATGCTGCGGATATGGATAAGTTGCGCAAGCAAAAGAGCGCTGGCAGTGCTGCGCTGGTGATGAAGAATAAGCTTAAACACACCATCAAAACAGGTAAGGGAAAAGATCCTGCGTTTTTTGGAGATCTGGAAGCTGAGCTGGAAAAACTCATTAGCGATGAGAGAAACGGTCGTATTGAGCAGGCGATATTTTTGGAACAATTGGAGCAATTCGCGCAGCGTATCCGGGATAAAGACGCCAAACCCTCAGCGATGGGATTGCAAACTGCAGTCGAGCAAGCGGTTTATAATTATTTGGTAAAAGAGGTTGATGAATCTGTTGCGCTGACATGGACGAAAAGTGTGTTTGAACATGCGGAAATAGCAGCAGTTGTTGCGTCTCCAATCTGGAAAAAACAGACAGATATACACAATGAAATTAAGAAAACGATTCGCTCTATCTTGCGTGGACTAAGTGGCTGGAATATGTCAGTTGCTCGTCAGCATTCAAATGAGATTTTCCAGATCATGTTGAATAACTAA
- a CDS encoding NAD(P)-dependent oxidoreductase, which produces MYRHIGTQHLEELEMSKPVIGFIGLGLMGNNMVVNLQNKGYELQVMDLNKDAVAAVVARGGATEAKSPAELAAASDIVMLCLTTSEVVEKIVYADDGILAGIKEGAVLIDFGTSIPASTRKIGAALAEKGAGMIDAPLGRTPAHAKDGLLNIMASGDQATFDKVKPVLEEQGENVFYLGALGAGHTTKLINNFMGMTTVCAMSQAFAVADLAGVDRQQLFEIMSTGPSSSPFMQFCKNYAVDGVSDLGFSIANANKDLGYFLEMAKDLDTRTQIGEGTSANLQAALGAGMGDGNVPEIFDYFLKLKK; this is translated from the coding sequence ATGTATCGACACATCGGAACACAACACCTTGAGGAGTTAGAAATGTCTAAACCTGTTATCGGCTTTATCGGCCTAGGCCTTATGGGCAACAACATGGTCGTCAACCTGCAAAACAAAGGCTATGAGCTACAAGTAATGGATCTTAATAAAGATGCCGTTGCTGCAGTCGTTGCTCGTGGCGGTGCTACTGAAGCCAAGTCTCCTGCTGAACTGGCAGCGGCAAGTGATATCGTGATGCTTTGCCTGACCACTTCTGAAGTCGTCGAAAAAATTGTCTATGCTGACGACGGTATTCTAGCGGGAATTAAAGAAGGCGCAGTCTTAATCGACTTCGGAACCTCGATTCCAGCTTCTACCCGCAAGATTGGTGCAGCACTGGCAGAAAAAGGTGCTGGCATGATCGATGCACCTTTGGGCCGTACTCCAGCGCACGCGAAAGACGGACTACTGAACATCATGGCATCTGGCGATCAGGCAACCTTCGACAAGGTTAAGCCAGTACTGGAAGAGCAAGGTGAAAACGTATTCTATCTGGGCGCTTTGGGTGCAGGTCACACAACGAAGCTGATCAACAACTTCATGGGCATGACAACAGTTTGTGCTATGTCACAGGCATTTGCAGTGGCAGATTTAGCCGGTGTTGATCGCCAGCAGTTGTTTGAAATCATGTCGACTGGCCCATCAAGCTCTCCGTTCATGCAGTTCTGTAAGAACTACGCAGTTGATGGCGTAAGCGATTTGGGCTTCTCAATCGCTAATGCGAACAAAGATCTGGGCTACTTCCTTGAAATGGCAAAGGATCTTGATACGCGCACACAGATTGGTGAAGGCACATCAGCCAACTTACAGGCCGCACTTGGCGCGGGTATGGGCGATGGCAATGTACCGGAAATCTTCGATTACTTCCTAAAGCTTAAGAAGTAA